In one Pempheris klunzingeri isolate RE-2024b chromosome 8, fPemKlu1.hap1, whole genome shotgun sequence genomic region, the following are encoded:
- the cd4-1 gene encoding CD4-1 molecule — protein MKNLIQSILILIAVLKSTTGAEEVIYAQVGETVTLKAPVDNDFQSYLYWLYGKDISLGWRHPHGANNINADGHWTGHLSMSDHSLTIKNIQQEHFVTVLCKILNTPAPIATYRLLRVNVTMSPHSLLLPGDSLSLACTVETHQRKPQIYWLNPQGQKMNNRGLLTVRASGEYNGQWTCVVTNDKKEYKAKISVTVMDLSPPSPHHQYTSKSSPLTIPCSIPARISWEQIKAKGIQGIHWDFFPKPGLNPQRLFSLSLEDPLTWKPDQHRGLTPVQDLKGRNLSLTRNRGKEEDKGDYVCTLEFNNGLALNRTIHVKVLQIISTPGKELISGQQVNLTCGIGHSLPSDLQLKWIPPEQSSLSSLGPDHQHTHLTIPEVGMGDGGKWRCELRQNNTLLTSAVITLKIEKAKLSVWMLVIICSVTVIIILLILFFILYRRRKRKLTHLRHRLCQCKNPKPKGFYRT, from the exons ATGAAGAACTTAATTCAGTCCATCCTCATTCTCATCGCTGTGCTCAAGTCAACAACAG GGGCAGAGGAGGTGATATATGCTCAGGTGGGAGAGACGGTTACCCTTAAGGCTCCAGTGGACAATGATTTTCAAAGTTATTTGTACTGGTTGTATGGTAAAGACATTTCACTTGGCTGGCGCCATCCCCATGGTGCAAACAACATCAACGCAG ATGGACACTGGACTGGCCATTTGTCCATGTCCGACCACTCACTGACAATCAAAAACATCCAACAAGAACACTTTGTGACtgttttgtgtaaaatattGAATACTCCAGCCCCAATCGCCACATATAGATTACTCAGAGTCAATG TGACTATGAGCCCACACTCTCTTCTGCTGCCTGGAGACAGTCTGTCTCTGGCCTGCACTGTGGAGACTCATCAGCGGAAGCCGCAGATATACTGGCTAAATCCCCagggacagaaaatgaataacCGTGGACTGCTCACCGTTAGAGCCAGTGGTGAATACAATGGCCAGTGGACCTGTGTAgtgacaaatgataaaaaagaataCAAAGCCAAAATCTCTGTTACAGTTATGG ACCTCTCCCCACCTTCACCACATCATCAGTATACATCTAAATCCTCACCTCTCACCATCCCCTGTTCCATTCCTGCTCGCATCTCCTGGGAACAAATCAAAGCTAAGGGCATCCAAGGAATTCACTGGGACTTCTTCCCTAAACCAGGCCTGAATCCTCAGAGGCTATTCTCCCTGTCTCTGGAGGATCCACTGACCTGGAAGCCAGACCAACACAGAGGACTGACTCCTGTACAGGATCTAAAAGGACGAAATTTGTCTTTGACCAGAAATCGAGGGAAAGAAGAGGACAAAGGAGACTATGTGTGCACCCTGGAATTTAACAATGGTTTGGCCCTGAACAGAACCATACACGTAAAGGTGCTGCAAA tcaTCTCCACCCCGGGAAAAGAATTAATTTCCGGCCAGCAGGTCAATCTGACTTGCGGCATCGGCCATTCTCTGCCCTCTGACCTGCAACTGAAATGGATTCCACCTGAACAATCGTCCCTGTCGTCTCTGGGACCTGACCATCAACACACCCATCTCACCATCCCGGAAGTGGGGATGGGAGATGGCGGAAAGTGGAGGTGTGAGCTGCGGCAGAACAACACACTGCTGACGTCGGCTGTGATAACGCTGAAGATCG AAAAAGCCAAACTGAGTGTGTGGATGCTGGTGATCATATGTAGCGTCACAGTCATCATCATCCTTCTCATCCTTTTTTTCATCCTCTACCGACGCAGAAAG CGGAAGTTGACACACCTCAGGCATCGACTCTGCCAATGCAAAAA CCCCAAGCCCAAAGGATTCTACAGAACATGA